The Hemicordylus capensis ecotype Gifberg chromosome 6, rHemCap1.1.pri, whole genome shotgun sequence genome window below encodes:
- the NKIRAS2 gene encoding NF-kappa-B inhibitor-interacting Ras-like protein 2: MGKSCKVVVCGQASVGKTSILEQLLYGNHVVGSEMIETQEDIYVGSIETDRGVREQVRFYDTRGLRDGLELPKHCFSCTDGYVLVYSIDSKESFKRAEMLKKEIDKSKDKKEVTIVVLGNKCDLQEHRRVDHDVVQHWAKAEKVKLWEVSVADRRTLIEPFVYLASKMTQPQSKSAFPLSRKNKSSGSVDG, encoded by the exons ATGGGGAAGAGCTGCAAAGTGGTTGTATGTGGGCAAGCATCAGTTGGGAAGACCTCCATCCTGGAACAACTCCTCTATGGAAATCACGTGGTGG GTTCAGAGATGATTGAAACCCAGGAGGACATCTATGTGGGTTCAATCGAAACTGACCGGGGGGTGAGAGAACAGGTGCGCTTCTATGACACCCGAGGCTTGCGGGATGGGCTAGAGCTGCCCAAGCATTGCTTCTCCTGCACGGATGGATATGTGCTGGTATACAGTATTGACAGCAAGGAGTCCTTCAAGAGGGCTGAGATGCTCAAGAAGGAGATAGACAAGAGCAAAGATAAGAAGGAG GTCACCATTGTGGTCTTGGGCAACAAGTGTGACTTGCAGGAGCATCGGCGTGTGGACCATGATGTAGTGCAGCATTGGGCAAAGGCAGAGAAGGTGAAGTTGTGGGAGGTCTCTGTCGCTGACCGCCGGACCCTCATCGAGCCATTTGTTTACCTGGCCAGCAAGATGACGCAGCCACAGAGCAAGTCCGCCTTCCCGCTGAGCCGCAAAAACAAAAGCAGTGGTTCTGTGGATGGGTGA